A DNA window from Arachis duranensis cultivar V14167 chromosome 3, aradu.V14167.gnm2.J7QH, whole genome shotgun sequence contains the following coding sequences:
- the LOC107481425 gene encoding uncharacterized protein LOC107481425 — protein sequence MMMEERKKFVCKYCSKRFPCGKSLGGHIRTHITEERTTINASSSPIAANTHDLLLKKRKRDSSWPTQSAAVGGGAAAGNNNNSPIYGLRENPKKTTRFVHIDGAAATNLAREKEERFCKECGKGFPSMKALCGHMACHSDKDKDREKLVVMAMDDDGDDDEYGDNNSQSDAESSGGAAASLLPRRRSKRMMRFKNLRPFCSSSPSASVSEVEQQQEEQEEVARMLMMLSRDSGRRGRFVSLTESSDNNSVVLNTNKVAAVTVSNNDGRKNFVPNDSDSAAGSLRSGLKNKMVDSDVSMDEFKGWKNVKDKDKERRSKYSSTVAFAAAVKDLEYETTISTTATTRKKFDFRKRANYDSLIHSSTEVPTKNEKTGFANDEYDDCSYDSTEYDDVDEDEESDENSTDTDTDSFPAPKAHSTKASTKANKKKKNIKKKLKSKKSKEHECPICYKIFKSGQALGGHKRSHFIGGSSEENTLVIKQHHAAPSSLVVVPNCLIDLNLPAPVDD from the coding sequence ATGATGATGGAGGAGAGGAAGAAGTTTGTGTGCAAGTATTGCAGCAAGAGGTTTCCATGTGGCAAGTCTCTTGGTGGTCACATCAGGACCCACATCACTGAAGAAAGAACCACCATCaatgcttcttcttctcccatTGCTGCTAACACTCATGATCTTCTTctcaagaagaggaagagggatTCATCATGGCCTACTCAATCTGCTGctgttggtggtggtgctgctgCTGGTAACAATAATAATAGCCCCATTTATGGGCTAAGGGAGAATCCTAAGAAGACAACAAGGTTTGTGCATATTGATGGTGCTGCTGCCACCAACTTGGCACGTGAGAAGGAAGAAAGGTTCTGCAAGGAATGTGGGAAAGGCTTTCCATCAATGAAAGCTCTGTGTGGCCACATGGCTTGTCACTCTGACAAAGACAAAGACAGAGAGAAATTGGTGGTTATGGCTAtggatgatgatggtgatgatgatgaatatgGTGATAATAATAGCCAATCTGATGCTGAGAGTTCTGGTGGTGCTGCTGCTTCGTTGCTTCCAAGGAGGAGATCCAAGAGGATGATGAGGTTCAAGAATCTCAGAcccttttgttcttcttctccatcTGCTTCTGTCTCTGAAGTGGAGCAGCAGCAGGAGGAGCAAGAAGAGGTTGCTAGGATGCTCATGATGCTCTCAAGAGATTCCGGCCGGAGGGGTCGATTCGTGTCTCTTACTGAGTCTTCTGATAACAATTCTGTTGTTCTTAACACCAACAAGGTTGCTGCTGTGACTGTGAGTAATAACGATGGCAGGAAGAACTTTGTGCCTAATGATTCAGATTCAGCTGCTGGGTCTCTGAGGAGTGGCCTCAAGAACAAAATGGTTGATTCAGATGTCTCAATGGATGAATTCAAAGGGTGGAAGAATGTTAAAGATAAAGACAAAGAGAGAAGAAGCAAATACAGTAGTACTGTTGCTTTTGCTGCTGCAGTTAAGGATTTGGAATATGAAACAACAATATCTACTACTGCTACTACAAGGAAGAAGTTTGATTTCAGAAAGAGAGCAAATTATGATTCTCTTATTCACAGTTCAACTGAGGTTCCTACCAAGAATGAAAAAACTGGTTTCGccaatgatgaatatgatgattgTTCTTATGATTCAACAGAatatgatgatgttgatgaagatgaagagagTGATGAGAACAGCACTGATACTGATACTGATTCATTTCCTGCTCCAAAGGCTCATAGCACTAAGGCCAGCACAAAGgctaataagaaaaagaagaacattAAGAAGAAGTTGAAGTCAAAGAAAAGCAAGGAACATGAATGTCCAATTTGCTACAAGATTTTCAAGTCAGGACAAGCATTAGGAGGACACAAAAGATCCCATTTCATTGGAGGTTCATCAGAGGAGAACACCTTGGTCATCAAGCAGCATCATGCTGCTCCTTCTTCTCTTGTTGTTGTTCCTAATTGCCTAATTGATCTCAATCTTCCTGCTCCTGTTGATGACTAA
- the LOC107481492 gene encoding UDP-glucose 6-dehydrogenase 1-like has protein sequence MVKICCIGAGYVGGPTMAVIALKCPNVQVTVVDIAEPRINAWNSGTLPIYEPGLDDVVKQCRGKNLFFSTEVEKHVAEADIIFVSVNTPTKTQGLGAGKAADLTYWESAARMIADVSKSDKIVVEKSTVPVKTAEAIERILTHNKKGINFTILSNPEFLAEGTAIQDLFNPDRVLIGGRETPEGQKAINALRDVYANWVPKERILCTNLWSAELSKLAANAFLAQRISSVNAMSALCESTGADVTQVSHSIGTDSRIGPKFLNASVGFGGSCFQKDILNLVYICECNGLPEVANYWKQVVKVNDYQKSRFVNRVVSSMFNTVSSKKIAILGFAFKKDTGDTRETPAIDVCKGLLGDKARLSIFDPQVTEDQILKDLSMKKFDKDHPSHLQPASPTSIKQVSIVGDAYEAIKDSHGICILTEWDEFKKLDYQKVFDSMQKPAFVFDGRNIVDADKLRKIGFIVYCIGKPLDPWLKDMPAVA, from the exons ATGGTGAAGATTTGTTGCATTGGAGCCGGGTATGTTGGAGGGCCAACAATGGCGGTGATTGCATTGAAGTGCCCTAACGTTCAAGTAACCGTGGTGGACATAGCAGAACCAAGAATCAATGCGTGGAACAGCGGAACCCTGCCGATCTACGAGCCAGGGCTGGATGATGTGGTGAAGCAATGCAGAGGGAAGAATCTCTTCTTTAGCACGGAGGTGGAGAAGCACGTGGCGGAGGCTGACATCATCTTTGTTTCCGTCAACACGCCTACAAAGACTCAGGGCCTCGGCGCAGGCAAGGCGGCCGACTTAACTTACTGGGAGAGCGCTGCCAGGATGATCGCCGACGTCTCCAAGTCGGACAAGATTGTGGTTGAGAAATCAACTGTCCCTGTGAAGACTGCAGAGGCAATTGAGAGAATCTTGACACATAACAAGAAAGGAATCAATTTCACAATTCTATCAAATCCTGAGTTTCTTGCTGAGGGAACTGCAATTCAAGATCTGTTTAATCCTGATAGGGTGCTAATTGGTGGAAGGGAGACACCTGAGGGGCAAAAAGCCATAAATGCCCTCAGAGATGTGTATGCTAATTGGGTCCCTAAGGAGAGGATCCTCTGCACTAATCTCTGGTCTGCTGAATTGTCAAAGCTTGCTGCTAATGCTTTCCTTGCGCAGAGGATTTCCTCTGTCAATGCAATGTCTGCATTGTGTGAGTCAACTGGTGCTGATGTTACGCAGGTTTCGCACTCCATCGGGACGGATTCTAGAATCGGGCCCAAGTTCTTGAATGCCAGTGTTGGATTCGGTGGATCATGCTTCCAGAAGGACATACTCAATTTGGTCTACATTTGTGAGTGCAATGGTCTCCCTGAGGTTGCCAATTACTGGAAGCAG GTGGTAAAGGTGAATGACTACCAGAAGTCGCGGTTCGTGAACCGGGTGGTTTCGTCCATGTTTAATACAGTTTCAAGCAAGAAGATCGCGATCTTGGGATTCGCCTTCAAGAAGGATACAGGGGACACAAGGGAGACACCAGCTATTGATGTATGCAAGGGACTCTTAGGGGACAAGGCCAGATTGAGCATATTTGATCCTCAAGTAACTGAAGATCAGATTTTGAAGGATTTGTCTATGAAGAAGTTTGATAAGGACCACCCTTCACATCTTCAACCTGCAAGCCCTACTTCAATAAAACAAGTTTCTATTGTTGGTGATGCATATGAGGCAATTAAGGACTCACATGGTATCTGCATTCTAACTGAGTGGGATGAGTTCAAAAAGCTTGATTATCAGAAGGTGTTTGATTCAATGCAGAAGCCAGCATTTGTATTTGATGGAAGGAACATTGTGGATGCTGATAAGCTCAGGAAAATTGGCTTCATTGTTTATTGCATTGGAAAGCCATTAGATCCATGGCTCAAGGACATGCCTGCTGTGGCATAA